The DNA segment ACCAACACCAACACCCACACCAACGCCCACACCGACACCAGAGCCTACGCCAACGCCAGAACCAACACCAACGCCCACACCAACTGATACTGAGTCAAACTGAACCTTACTCCCAATCCTTTTTTGTAGGGTGTGTTGTCGCGTAGCGCAACGCACCATCCCGAATTATTGGTTGAGCGATCGCCTAGTACCGCAAGGCGGAAGTCAAAAGTCAAAAGTCAAAAGTCAAAAAGCTTATAAAATGGGCTTTTCATGGATTTTGAATGGTTTGTTTATTTACGCCGACTTGTACTACGCACGTCAGTAAAGCGATCTAACCCAACCCGGAACAAGTGAAAGCTGCCCAGTAAAAAGGGTGAAAGAAAGGTTTGGACTCTAAACAAAAAGATTCCAAATCTTTTTTCGCTCTATAAATGCGCTTTCCAATTTGGTCATATTTTTTGTATTCTTCATTGCGTTCCTGATACAGTTGAGAATTTTGTGGCTGAATATCCCGTTCTTTTTTAGTTGTTTTACGCAGCGTTTCGGTTTCTTTGAGTTTCTGGATCAAAAAAGAACTTAGCTTGGGTTTGTAAATAGTAGTAAGAGTTTCACCTGTAAGACTACGTAGTTCAAATTGAGCTTTTTTAATTGACTCCAATCGCTTGTTTCCTTGATTTCTATATTGATAATAAAATAATGAAAATAGTGCGGTTGCTAAATCATCTACTGACCAGATCGTACTAATAACAGTTCTCGCACCAGCACAAAGAAACCCTGTGGAAAGAGTTAAAATATCGTCGGTTATTTCAGTTGTACCTAAACCAGTTTCACAACAAGAGAGAAATACGTCTTCTAATTGAGGAGTGCGCCAACCTGGAGTTAATAATTGACCTAAAGTAATCTGTCCATCTGCTAAAATTAACGCCGATTCTAAAGGATTATCAAGACGTGATTGGGCATGATGACTAGAATGAATTACTTGGACTTTTTGCAGCAGTTGCCGATAGTTACTAACACTAGCTTCTTGACTACCTTTTAAATGTTGATGATTGGGAATATCGTATAAAGTTGCTAGTTGTTTTCCTTCCCAACTAGCGTAGGGTAAATCTTCAGTAGCATCTTCAACAATACCGTATTTTAAATCACTATTTATTGAGGGACGATTGTGACAAAATTCTAGGATTTGACAACTAGGAAGATAACGAATCAAAAATTTATCCCCTAAATATTGACTTTCTCCAATTGGTAAAGCAGCAAAAGGAATTTGATGTAATGCTAAATGAGGAATAATGATTAATTCATCAATATTTTTCAGATGTTGTGCAATCAAATTATGTAATTTTAAGACTTTAGCTAGTTCTGATGTTAACAAAGGAATTTGTTCTTTCCAAATATCTTGGTTGTTAAGATATTGCTCTAACCAAGGAGTTAAAATTAATTCTTGGAAGGTTTCAAAGCCCAATCCTGTACAAGTATGCAAATTAATTTGGCTTTGCCGGATGATAAAGATATGAGTGTTATTTGATGTGGTATAAAAGCTCAGAATAGCTGTTGTAGGCAGTTTAATTAGCTGCTGTATAGATGACAAATTCATGGGACTGACTTGAATTTGACCAGCCAATACAGGATCTAAACGGCGCATCTGTTCCCAAATTTGCTGTTTGTCAGCTTCCAAATTGGCAATTGTTTCGTTATCAGCTTTGATTGCAGCACGATTTTGTCGCCTTTTACTAAGTTGATTACTATCAAAATTATCGCTATGATAATGGAGTCTTCGTTCATTATCAATTAGCTGTTGTATAGCTTCAAAATGTTGTAAATACTGTTGAAGTTCAGGGGGAATTTCACCATCTGCATAAAGGTCGTTACTAGCCATTAAATCTACAAGTCGTTTTGAGCGAGAACGTTCTACATATTCAACAGCTTTATGCAGTTGTTTATTATTAATACAAGCTTGGACTATATTTTCATAAACATGGAGAGAATCAGCTAAAATTTCTTGACGGCGTGATTCTGAACTTGCCCAAGTGCGACTGGTTTCTACAGCTTCAATTGCCACACTATAGCCCCTAATGGCTTCAGCCCAATCACCAATGTTAAAAGCAGTGTTTCCTAGCATTTGTCCTGCTTTTAGGCAATCTGCGGGAAAAGCAGTAGGAGTAAAGATTTTTAAACTTGAACGATAACAGGTAATTGCTGCTTCTACTTGATTTTGTTCTAAGAAAACATTTCCTAAATTTAGATTAGTTAACGCCCACTTCCAAGGAGATTCTTCTTTGGTTAAAACTTTTAGAACAGATTTATTAGCAGCGATCGCCTTTTCTAAGTTCTTGCTTTTATCTCCATGAATGCGGTGAAGATAGGCATTAGCCAGATTTATGTGTACTTCCGCCCAATTTGTGGGGAAGTCTGCTTTGGTGTAAACTTGTAAAGCAGCTTGGTTTGCGGCGATCGCCTTTTCCACATTTTCTGCTGCATCACCTCTAATTCTCTGACGATAGGTAGATGCCAGATTCATTTGAGTTTGCGCCCAAGGTTTTGGAAAGTCTTCACGAGTACGAATGGAAAGAGCATTTTGATAACAAGCGATCGCTTGTTCTAAATTCTCAGCCTTGTCACCTGTAATGCGATCGCGGTAAACAATACCTAGATTGTTTTGTACTTGCGCCCATCCTTCAGGGAATTTATCACGAGTGAAAACCTGCATTGCAGCTTCACCAGCTTTAATTGCTAATTCTGCATTTTCTACCAGATCACCACGAATTCTAAAGCAGTAAGCAAGGACGAGATTATCATGAATCATTGCCCATAGTTCGGGAAATTGAGCGCAGTTATAAACTTGTAAAGCATTCTCCAAGTAAAAAAGCGAATTTTCCAGGTTTTCTGCTCTTTCACCCTTGATCCGAACGTTGTAAGCATTCGCTAGTAAAGTTTGACACATAACCCATTCTTTTGGTGAATCTTCGAGAGTCAAAACTTTAGAAGCAA comes from the Nodularia sp. NIES-3585 genome and includes:
- a CDS encoding CHAT domain-containing protein, coding for MKPLSEDYYRLIHHLLTCRDGEELKILMANPDLIDDGLIEAIKQVSSMMAQQGNQNFVDYLIHLAKEIPNTPFFRSVTTATDASNSRSESANFLQIPPLVDEIFKTIGESQGNLQVVYRLLQANRDKLNDNFLQQYHKWAISTLQNANLETAEMLATLIIGFSSLMYKSPLGNRDINLEIAITGYEVAATIFTREAFPQKWAELQLNLAPPYRHRIRGNRADNQEKAIVACNNAQIIYTREAFPQEWARVQNNLGLVYTDRITGDKAENIEKSISCYETALKVVNRAQLPELWGTLQNNLGNAYLCRIQGDEAQNLEKAIACYQVALQVRTRSASPYYWASSQHNLANAYHKRILGNKQKNLEKAISAYINALEVYTISDYPERWAGTKSSLGNAYWETDKFPQALECFHAALQVFTPTKFPRYCIQAGLSLGKTALASGMKAEAFAGYNIAIEAVEKIRSWSNISQPQQISEEIFVYTSMVVFCITNGERDKAREYAERSGIQQVLNLLDSGEIQQIFSDSQFLEQLLQATSESNVKSQAVYQILENNLNKLDEQFIQNLQRLEDVFREIPSGQAIQVAATLLSLSNLIREFPQGDKAINLKIASTGYEVAASVFTKKDFPEQWGNIQNQIRELFLIELWRETSKITDNQQVVYPLLEANKHKLDEHFATVLRNYVTTILSKVSPENAKDIAASLIGLSLLIKEFRRGNEANNLEIAITGYEIASKVLTLEDSPKEWVMCQTLLANAYNVRIKGERAENLENSLFYLENALQVYNCAQFPELWAMIHDNLVLAYCFRIRGDLVENAELAIKAGEAAMQVFTRDKFPEGWAQVQNNLGIVYRDRITGDKAENLEQAIACYQNALSIRTREDFPKPWAQTQMNLASTYRQRIRGDAAENVEKAIAANQAALQVYTKADFPTNWAEVHINLANAYLHRIHGDKSKNLEKAIAANKSVLKVLTKEESPWKWALTNLNLGNVFLEQNQVEAAITCYRSSLKIFTPTAFPADCLKAGQMLGNTAFNIGDWAEAIRGYSVAIEAVETSRTWASSESRRQEILADSLHVYENIVQACINNKQLHKAVEYVERSRSKRLVDLMASNDLYADGEIPPELQQYLQHFEAIQQLIDNERRLHYHSDNFDSNQLSKRRQNRAAIKADNETIANLEADKQQIWEQMRRLDPVLAGQIQVSPMNLSSIQQLIKLPTTAILSFYTTSNNTHIFIIRQSQINLHTCTGLGFETFQELILTPWLEQYLNNQDIWKEQIPLLTSELAKVLKLHNLIAQHLKNIDELIIIPHLALHQIPFAALPIGESQYLGDKFLIRYLPSCQILEFCHNRPSINSDLKYGIVEDATEDLPYASWEGKQLATLYDIPNHQHLKGSQEASVSNYRQLLQKVQVIHSSHHAQSRLDNPLESALILADGQITLGQLLTPGWRTPQLEDVFLSCCETGLGTTEITDDILTLSTGFLCAGARTVISTIWSVDDLATALFSLFYYQYRNQGNKRLESIKKAQFELRSLTGETLTTIYKPKLSSFLIQKLKETETLRKTTKKERDIQPQNSQLYQERNEEYKKYDQIGKRIYRAKKDLESFCLESKPFFHPFYWAAFTCSGLG